From Zea mays cultivar B73 chromosome 3, Zm-B73-REFERENCE-NAM-5.0, whole genome shotgun sequence:
GTGCATGCTAAAAAAAGAAGTCTGACTGCTACCACTGCTGCTATCAATGAAGAAATGGAACTTTTTTTTGTAGTGTTACAGAAGTCAAGCGTTCTCAGTTTGGCAAAGTTGAAAGCTAGATTTTGATGCCATCCGTGGATTCCCCTTCGAACAACTCCGATAGCAACTCGACCAGATCATCTGCCGTGTACCTGGCAGATTTCCCAAGCTTGGGTTGCTTCTGCAGGAACGCGCAGTAAGCAGGGACCACCATCTCCGACACGGCGTTCCGCAGCACCGCTCGGAGCACGGGGTCCGGGACCTCGCGGCACATCTCGCTGTCGCGCGATCTGTTAAACGCCGCGTTGAACTCCGCCAGAACTTTCGCCGACTTGCCTCTGCCACACGCGGTCGTGTCCAGGAGAGCGACGACGGGGCCCCACGACGACGCGGCGTAGCTCGCTACGTGCTGCTCGACCCGGCTCCGGCGCCGCGCCGCCCACGCGTCCCCGAGCAGGGAAGCCACGCCGTCGTTGTCCGCGACGCGGCTCAGCACGAAGCTGATGTTGTTCGCCAGGAAGAGGTGCCGCGAGCCCCCTGCGTCCGCGCAGGCGACAGCGAATCTCCTCTGGAGGTTGCGTTCCAGGCCCGCGATCAGGTCCGAGACGACGCCGGCGAGGGAGCCGCGCTCGTCGGCGCCCGCGAGGATCAGATCGAGCGTGGTGCGGTGCCTCGCCAGCAGCTCGACGCAGGTCATGGCGTCGCGTGTCAGCGGGTGGACGCCACCTGCGGCGCTCGGCGTGTGCGGGAACAGTGAGTCGCCTTGGATCTTGGCTATGGCGCCGCTGACCATGATCCTCACCGCGCCGGCCAGTTTCGTGAGGATACCTTGTGTCCGCTCCGAGATGGCCTCCTTGCGCGCGCCGCTGAGGAGGAGCAGGAGGCTGGGAGCGGCGTCGGTGAGAGCCTCGTACATGCCGAGCATGTACACGAGCTTCTCGTGCGACGTGATGCTGGTGAATCCGTTGGCGAAGTCGAGCAGGATCAGGATGCGGTTCTCCGCGATGGCCAGCAAGTATTCGTCCCTGAAACCGTCGAAGGCGCCTGGGTTCTGCGCGTACAGCTGCCTCCGCATGGCGACCATGGCCTTCCCTATGATCTCCGTCACCGTCGTCCACCGCTTGATCACGGCCTCAGTCGTCTGCTGCGAGCATTCGACCCGAAGAATTGACAAGAAACTGCACCGTGATCGTCGTCACTCAGTCACATCCGAGCATGGAAATCCATTCACCAGCAGGAAGCCAGAGAAACCAGAAGCGTCGAAGTTACCTGTCTAGCACATCGCAGGGAGCGTTGGCGAACGCCCGGAAGAGTACCTCGGTGCATCCGGCACGAACGACCCGAAGCGCGATCTCGTGAAGGACGGACACGCCTGCGGGGCAGATGAGATCGAGGTCGTCCCAGACCTCGGTGTCCAAGAGGGCCGCGACCTCGTGAGGCACGCTCGAGCTCGCCCTCGACCGGCTCCCGTCGGACGCGTCGACCACCCCGCCGGTGCCCGCCGAGCTGTTCCTTTCGCGGGCGCTGGGGAAGATCAGCCGTGATTGGTTAGTGGAGGCGAGCGAGAGCCTGTGGACGGCGCCGCGCAGCAGGGAGGCGTTCCAGACCCTGACGCGCAGGAACTCCTCCACCATGCGCGACGCGGCGGCGCCGACGGCGCTGTCCAGGCGGCGGCGCGCGGAGGCGGCCTCCGGGAGCGGGAAAGGGTTCTCCGCCGCCAGGAGGAGCACCTCGTCGACCGCCGCCAGGAGGCCTCTGTTGGTgtagctcgccccggcgtcccagATGCCCGAGTCGGCGCCGGGTGAGCGAGTCCACTGGAGCAGGGCGTGCTCCGCGAGGGCGAGCCGCTCCTCCGCCTGCGTCTTCGGCGCGACGGCGACACCGAAAGCTGGCTTCCCAACGGCGGCCCCCATGCTTGATTGCGAGTGCGAGGACCCGAGTCCGCTGCGCGTTGCGGCGTTGCCGTGTGTGATTCAATATCCGAGAAGGAGATACTGGAGAGGTTAACTAGCATTACTGAGTTTTCAGGTCGCCTAGTGCAGACGGACGGAGGTAGACACCAAAAAGTAGGTAACAACACCGAACTTGACTCTCCCTGCCCCCGGTGTCAACTCCGCATGTGCTGTTTAGTTCGGATGAGATCTCTTGGCGCGGATAATGGTTACAAGTTATAATTATATTGAATAGTAGTATCTAGTATATTTGAATGAATTTAACCAAATAAAAGTATTATTATCTGTTACCCTATATAATCTATTTACGTTATGTTTTGGGTGAGCCAAACACCACCTTATTTTTTTTTAAAGATCGCCTCGCGTCCCGGCTCATCCCCGCCGTGTTCAGGCTGATTGGATTTGAAGATCCCCCGCCGTGTTCAGGCTGATTGGATTTGAAGTCGAGGTTGTCGGCTTTGCCCTAATTAACCAGACGCATGACAAACGCAGACAATCTGCTCCAATCCACCTCAATACATACAGATTTAGATCAATACTAGAACATACAAATTAGGTCAGATTAGTTAACCGTTCGTTCAACTCAGCCCCACCCAGGGAGGCGTTCTCAACTCACGACTTATAATTCTAGTTCCTAACTATTGTCACGTCAAATATATAAATATCAATTATGAGTATTAAATTTAGACTTAGAGACGGTTTGAATGTGTTAGAGCTAATTACTAAATTAGCTAGAGACATCCAAATAGATAAGTTAATTAAATTTAGACTTAGAGGCTGTTTGAATGTGTTAGAGCTAGTAGTTAGAGCGTCTCCAAGATACTCTTTATTTTTTTACTCTCTATTTAACTCTCTATTTGAGTTTGGCGAGGCATGAGTTAGTCATAACATTCATCTAAAAGGAAGTGTTAATAAACCCTATGAGAGGTTGTATGGAACAATGCCAAATGTATCTATGAGGAGCTCTAATTTTCTATATAATAGATATGTATCCTCTCATCATGAATAATAACAGTAAGAAAAAAGATCATCCACTGTCGTTTCATATCTCTCGTGTTTACACCATTTTGGAAAAGAAATGGAGAATTGTTTCGTTCTCCCGCACATTTAAATAGTAAAAAAAGCTAAAGCTATGCACATACGAGAATTCAAACCATGGTTCTTAGCTTCAAACTCACACTAGACAGTTGCTCGTGCTTTGCTacggtttttatatatcatataaatatgtattGGGATacttattcaaatataattattgtttatttctaaacattaAGGTACGTGCGGTATGGTGGTTAGCCTTAAATTTTTGGAGCAAGGGGCGTGGATTCGAGTGCTCGATTTGCATTATTTTTACGCGATGTGGTAGGGTCGGGTGCTGGGCAGATGCAGAAGCTGGTTGCGTGGCTGCTGGAGGTCCACAGGGCAGTAGCTGAAAGAGCGCCGCGTGAACGCTCGGCATGGGACCCATAGGACACGACGCCGAGACGGACGCGTAGGGCGGATCCGGAGTGTCAGTACGGAGAGTGAAGTCGTGGTAGCTGCAGGTGCCCATATTAGGTTCTTAGTAGAGTATAATATAAATTTATATCTACCTAGCCAACAGAACACACGTAGTTTTATGCTTTATACTCTATACACACAAGCACATTTGTAGTTTTTGTCCATGCCCACCCTCCCCGCCCCCTCAGCGTGTTGGCGGCCACAAATCGATGGCAGAGGATCTGGAGGTCGACTGTGGTACGAGGGCCGCGATTGAGATCGAGAGCGGGGGGAGAAGAAATAGGGGCAGTGGGGAGTTCAGGCAGGCAAAATCGGTGGCGTGCACGCAGGCATCTAGGTGGCGGGGTCAGGACCTCCTGGCAGGACAGATCGGCGGTGATATCGTGCGGGAGGGTGTAGGGGGCGCGGAACTCCAGCCACGGCGTGCGGCAAtctcaggggcgggggcggcggcgtGGGGAGGGGCGGTCGCGGAGGGGTGGTGAAGGGCGCGCGGATGGGGCGAGGGCAGGCGGGGGCACGGTAGTGTGGACGCTGACGTTACtaacttaatagagtagtatagataatATAAATTTATATCTACCTAGCCAACAGAACGCACGTAGTTTTATGCTTTATACTCTATACACACAAGCACATTTGTAGTTATTATTTACGGAAGAGTTCATGATCTAAATTTAAAATCTACGACGATCTCTTGCTCTTCAACACACTCTGACACTCGACATCCGCAACCTCCATGGGTTGTGCCTCCGTCGAATCAGAGTCAGACCTCGCCGGAGGGCCTGTTAGAGGCGTCGCAGATTTGACGCCTACTTACGGCGTCGAACGCACTTGGGCTCTTTCGGTTGTAGAGTAGGGACCGCGGCCACTTGAGCTTTCCGGGCCGGCCTTGAGCTGACAGCATGCCTCTCTCTCGCTGATCCGAGAACAAAACCGGCCCAATAGCCTTTAACTTGTGGGCTAGTCCTAGTCCGTGGCGGCTGTCGACCGCAAAATACCGAGCGAGCCCGTCCGTTCCGGTTCCGCTGACATTGGCAGCAGTCGTCTCGCGTACAGTTCCCACCGGCCTGGGCAACATTCCCCCCTTCCCCCAGCAGCTTCCAGGTGTCCCCCATGGTAATTTCTGCACAGAATCTGAGCACCAGATCAAATCAGTAATTTCACGATCGTTGCCAGGGCATCTCTGAAATTATCTCGCGCCAAAGCGGAGGTGGCAAGGCAACCAAGTGCAAGTAGCTTCGTTCGTCGGCCATTATATTGCAGCCAgtattttttcttcttcttcttcttcttcttctttttttttacgTTGGCACCACGAGACCGAACGGCAGCAAATAAAGCAATCTTGGGCCAGATTTCATTCCCTCGAGTGCTGCAGAAAAGAGAGGGTGGATTCGATGCCTCCCCGTTTGATGCGCTAGCTGCACGCTTCAAAATCGATCGTGTAAAAGTTTAGCCGGCCGGACGGCCGGGCGGCCGGGACGAGATTTTGCATATTATTGATTCTACTACGGGGCAGACAATATATAAGTATATGCTTCGTCGGCCCTTCTCCGTGGGTTAAAAAAAAAAGTTTCAGAAAAAAAAAGGACGGAACGTTCGGCGACACGAGCCTGGCGAGAGACACGACACCAGCTGGTTGGTTCGCACCTCTTTCCCTGCTGCGCATGCGCATCATTGAGCCACGCTGCCTTTGGTTTGGAACTCCATGCACGCCCGGTGGCATGCATCGTCCTATTATTCGGACGAACGAAAAATCTTTGAAGTAACTTTGTTGTTTAAACAGTTACATTACATATAACCACAACCACCACGTGCGCGCGCGTATATATGCATGGTCACTGGTTAGCTTCTTTATCATTTTCCAATTTCCAGTCCATCATGACCTAAAGATATATATACTTGCGTGCCGGGCTTCCGGCGCACGCACGTCTCGATGCCTCTGATGGGCAACCGGCCGCCAAGGGGAATTTCCACGCGGCTGGGCGGTGCAGAAAAAGGGCATCTAATTAAAAACAGCAGAAGCAGCAGTGCACTGCATAAAACATTCAGATTCCCTCACTCTAGACTTCCGACTGACGCGTCGTGTGGAGGCCGCAGGAAATTCTGGCCATCGGAATCTGCATGCCTGCatctagagagagatagagggagagggagagttgGGAAGAGCCTGCCAGGAAACAGGCAGGTGGCTTCATGCATGCAGGTTCTCGCACGAGCTTGTAGTGCACAATAATCGGACGATCTATTCCTGGTCCTGTACACTCTAGGCTCTAGCTGCTTCCTTGTTGCAGCGGATGGCTTGACAAATTTTCCTGCCCTGTCCGCTGGATGAACAAGAACAGCTCCGGCCCTCCAACCTTCCATGACTCCATGTTGACCAGACATGCATGTCTCACGCTCGGTTAATGTTCCACGGCCCAGGAGAATAAATAAAGCATGTCTCAGCACAGGGTATATAATATACTACCAGTGTTTGTCCCGGAAAGGAATAAAGGCGCAATTCCCATCAGCCCATGTAGGAACAAAGCTTGGCCCCATCGAGCAACATCGACCGGGTGCATGTGTGCAATGGATCAAACGAGGAATAGAAAGAATGAAACACGGCATTATATTGCATGCCTCACAAGTCACAACGACGTCGCAGCCCTATGCCACTGTGGTAGTAATAAAAAGTATACAGTATAAAAATGTCGTTACAGGCCCTGGACACTGTCCAGCACTGCCGACATGATTGCAGGCAGATCTTTAATTAGGGCGCGTGTGAAATTAAGCACAACTCGTCCCGTTTGGAAGCTTAAGCGCGAAGTATATTCCCAACTTTGAGTACAAAGTGGACAGTGTCTTTGTTGTATGGTTGAGAACGGAGAGGGACTCGATGCGATGAGCACGTACGACGATAGATAGGGCATCCCCACAGCCGCCTCTCGAGCCACCACTACTACTCCATATCTTATTTTTACCGTCAGTTCACAATCGCCGTACTTGACGGCCGCCGACGCTTGAGCTCGATAGCTGAGCGCTCACGCTATTACTCACTTCTAAGGGCATCTACAACGGGTGTCTTAAGTTGTGTCTTAGAGTATGTCTAGAGGGTGAATGTAAAATATCTTAAGACATGTATCTTGATGAAGACACAGTGTCTTAGCTCTATGTTCGATACAGGAGACTAGCTGATTGGccactttaatttattgaatgctcTAATTGGTATAATTGTATTATGTTCTGTTTTAGTTGTGTCTTATACTTGGAGTACCGTGCAGCAGTgtctaggttgtacatgccctaaccACGCTGAGGCCTAGTTTGATTACTCGAGTAACGAGAGAGATTGGAGTGGATTGAGATGTATTATGAGAGTTTTTATCTATTAAAGACTTAAACACTACAATCCTTCCGAACCACTTCAATCCATAGTACTTAAACTAGGCCTTAGAGACTGTTTTGGGAGCAAGTGAATTCAAGTGGACTGAGGAGGCTGTAATCTCTTCTATTCATTTTTAAATAGCAATGAATTATAACCGCTCAATACTCTCTAATACTCTTGCTCCCAAACAATTCTTTATTGGCCTATTGGAACCATGCGCTAAACTTTAGCAGCCCTCCCTCTCAAATGGGGAGGTAAGGTTTACAACATGGTTACTATTTGAATGAAAGTGCTAAAGCTTAGCATATGCATATAGAAAGATGTTTGTATCCTTAATTAACGCGGGTGGAGAGAGTGGAGTGAGGAATATAGGAAATGTCTTTTCCTCCTCGCTCTAGACCACTTTTAGCACACTCTATGCACATCTTGAAAGAGCTAAACTGCTAATGAATGAATGCTAAAGTTTAACACTTCACTTTTACCACTCTTGTTTAGGTCTTCAGATGCTAAAATTTAGTTAAAAGTGTAGTGCTAAACTTTAGCGCCATGATCCAAACAAACTATATATCTATTTACAATATTTGTCCTAACTATTTTATATTTATTTGGTTTTAAAATGAGCATTTAAAACGTTAAATAAACTTAAATGAAACATATTAAATATAAAATTTTATAATGTTTTAAAtcaataccttttattttagtcatttcttcaactgagatcaTTTGAAGAATTTAAATTCCAAAGataatttgattatgggaaaacacAAAAGTATTTTTCCATTGATAGGGGATTTTTTAAATATAAATGTTATTAACTACAAAGTTGCATAAGTTTTTTTAATCTAAAACTTTTGTTATTAGTCGTTTCTCATTCCATTATCattttaaattttgaaattttATATGTGAGCAGATCAAGCATAATTTCGGTAGATAGATGATTTGTAGTATGAAACTTGTCAACTATTGCATAGTTGTTTTAAGATCTATAATTTTTGTTTTGGTCATTTCTTCATTTGAGATCGTTATCTACCATTAAACACTCAACTGTGACCTGTGTATCACCAAGGATTATACATAATATGGATTTGTTGGGTCCGGATGACACGTGGACACAGGTGGACCCAAACACTTGGGAGTAGGAGAACTCACGTGCACAACAAAACAGTAGGTAGGGAACCATAGCTTCTTGTTATGCGTGTCCGTCTATGTACAATACGGgtgtatttataggtaaccgggTGGGTAAGTTTTTAAAATATATAATTTTTATTTCAGTCATTTCTCCATGTGGAATCCTTTCATACCACTACACACTTTCCATATAAAGTCTTCTTGTAAATCAAATATTTATGTAATAAAATACTTTAATGAAGAGGTTGTCACGTAGTACACAATTATAAGTCGCATGAATACTTTTCTTTTTGACGTAAAGTTATCATTATCAAACATGAATTGAGAAGTTATCAAATTTTTTGTGCAATCTATCATTGTCGGATCGTGTGCGGAACTGACACTTATACTACCACTACTGATTCAAGTCACGGGACGATAGTGATAACTATGTATCACTAGTGTTTGGTGCTTAGAACCAGCAGCGATAGAAATTGATAGTGATGACCTAAATATCATTGACGATTGATCTTATGTTCTTAAGTAACCGGTATAGTGAATATCAGTTTTGTTGTAGTGAGCTAAGGCTAGTCGGATAGTGTGAAAGGGCCTAGATGGTTAGAGAAGGGATGAAAAGCCTATAAAATTGTTATATAAAAACTACAGATACAACTATAGTAGAGGTATGTGAATATGCGGAAGCGAATGTTTGTCTTAGTTTTGTTCTAGGTTGTTTCTTAGTCAAACTAAAAGCTTGTGAAATATACATATGAAGAAAACACACTACAAAATAAATATGAGAAATAATATTAATACTAATTATACAAAGAGTTGATGAACTAGTATGAACCAATTAAAAATATAACTACAAGAATAGTTTATAGTGTAAGCCATGTGTGATAAGAGATGACACAACATTTATCTAAGAGGTCTAGTTGGTTATGAACAACCTACATTCTGGTTATGGCGAGTATAAACTAGATGATTCATATGCTAATTGGTGTAATAAGGCAAGCCCATAAAGGACATCATGAGAATCACACTAATGAGACACTTCAACAAACCACAATATCACTAGAGTTAGTCTTTTGCAAATCTCCTACGTGGATGACCATTATGGCactttacaattgatgatcagacCCAACAACAATCACCAAAGCCTGCCAACGATTTTCTCCTGCATCTAAGACGTTTAGGTGGTGATAACCACCAAGAGTAAAAAGACACATGGCTCAAGATGATCACTACTACTACTAGATGCAATAACTCAATACAAATCATTAGATACCACTCTAAATCTCACTTTAAATGAATCACTATCACTAAAAGTAAATGAGAGGTGTTTTTTCTAGGCTTACTAGTGTGTATGTCAAGGTGGAAAGGCTCCATACTCACCCAAACAAGACAATCACTATTCAAAAGGTTTAAAGAGACAACCGATCATTCGACTTTTATCATGTAGATTTTTCagcattttgttggaccaccaTCGTACTATATCGCTAGGGTCTGACGATCTAGTGTACCATGTGTACTAGTTGTTTGAATGTTACTATTAGCACTCAACAATTATATCAGTGTATGGTCCGACTCCACCTATCTAAGTGTCAGACCAAAAATCTTAAGAGTATGATGTCCTCCGTGAGACGACCATAGAGCAACCGGTGGCATTTGGCTAGTCCACTCATCCACTATGTCGGACACCTTTGTTTGTTAGGGTCCGACGCCCATTCTAAGCATCTCTCAGCACTATTTCTTTCAACTTTTACACATATACTAACTCCGACATGTCGCAAACGTTAGTGTTTATGAGTTAACCTTTAATCAATTATATCTATGGTGGAACTTTACAACTAATTCACTAGGTGTAATGCATATATGCATGTGATTATTTTATCTAATAACACTTAAGTAACATTATTGATCCGATCACACACTCCATTACATATTAACCGATAAAATAAAATGTCTTAACTTATACATTTTCTATTTCTATATTGAATATTTGTTCATATTTAGAATCATCACTATCCTTATTATGGTTCCCCGTCTCACTCAATATTTGGACGTGGACTTAAGCTTATCTTGTTTACAATATTTAAAGTAAATATTAATTTACTAGTTGTAATAAGTCGGCCTTGGTTGCACAAGTTTGTCTAGATACGAACCTTAATTTATTTTTTCGTAGAGCAATTACGGGAATTAAATTAGTGGAGTGGCAAAACTTGCTATATTTGCTAAATTCGGCTAGTTTAAACTCATCTAGAGACAAATTTGTTTGGGACG
This genomic window contains:
- the LOC100192942 gene encoding exo70 exocyst complex subunit family protein, with product MGAAVGKPAFGVAVAPKTQAEERLALAEHALLQWTRSPGADSGIWDAGASYTNRGLLAAVDEVLLLAAENPFPLPEAASARRRLDSAVGAAASRMVEEFLRVRVWNASLLRGAVHRLSLASTNQSRLIFPSARERNSSAGTGGVVDASDGSRSRASSSVPHEVAALLDTEVWDDLDLICPAGVSVLHEIALRVVRAGCTEVLFRAFANAPCDVLDSFLSILRVECSQQTTEAVIKRWTTVTEIIGKAMVAMRRQLYAQNPGAFDGFRDEYLLAIAENRILILLDFANGFTSITSHEKLVYMLGMYEALTDAAPSLLLLLSGARKEAISERTQGILTKLAGAVRIMVSGAIAKIQGDSLFPHTPSAAGGVHPLTRDAMTCVELLARHRTTLDLILAGADERGSLAGVVSDLIAGLERNLQRRFAVACADAGGSRHLFLANNISFVLSRVADNDGVASLLGDAWAARRRSRVEQHVASYAASSWGPVVALLDTTACGRGKSAKVLAEFNAAFNRSRDSEMCREVPDPVLRAVLRNAVSEMVVPAYCAFLQKQPKLGKSARYTADDLVELLSELFEGESTDGIKI